The genome window gtgaccccccccccccccacgcacgcacacacacacacacacacacacatacacagataGAGGGTGTTTGGGGAGTGACGCCGCTTCCATCTGCTGAATAATTTACAAGACTGGACTCGTGCCGTAAACCTCTAATCGGCGAATGGCAGCTTCTTCGCTGTTTTCTTGAAGTTCACAGCATAACTGTTTTGATCTCCGGCGATGGCGgcgtcaaaaaacaaaacaaaaaaaacaagcgtaAGAAGTACCCGGCGAGTTGCTTTAAGGTGCCACCTGTTGGGTCGCGTTCGGGCTTCACAAAGTTCGGTTTGATTTTAGCGACGTCCTGACGTGACGCTcaggaagagagaagaagaagaggccgCAAACACATTCCCTGTGCGTTTTACTGCGTGTGTGAAGTCGCCATCTGGGACCCGTTTGACGGATATTAGCGCGCCGTCCgtttacacacgcacacacattctgtgTTATTCCACTTGCGAGCGCCGGCGAgagcagaggaaaaagagaccagggggaggagaaggaggaaatgGAGAGGTGGAGAAGTGATGACAGCAGATTATTCGTTTTTGaacttcagaataaaagcttccCTAAAAATCAGCTGCATCAAActctttaaatgtcattttacttTGTTGATTTAATATATATGCGGATAAATTTATTCCCCATATAAAGTTTAAAAGCACCACCAGTGTGTTGGTTTTACCTCTTGGGTCGTCCATTTTCACAAACGTGCGGTCACACCAGCCTccgttgacctctgacctcccccCGGCGTCCGCTCTGAACTTCCCGTCTACGTCCACCGACTGCTGGCCAGAAGGCAGCCATTGGCTCAGCTCGCcggggaggcggggcttgttGAGTCGGAGGCCATTAAGCTCGATGCAAaccttcagcttcttcacaTCCTCCAGGGTGGAGTCTGTCGAGAATAACAACCAATGAGTGAGCAGGAGAGATGACTGTCCAACCAGCAGACTGAAACGCGGAGCAAGGCAGAAGTCGAAGGCCATTCGGGCAGATTCTATATCAAATCGACAGAAATGGGCTTTGACAACAAAACTGTTGTTAATATACTGCCTTTTTAACGATTTAGCTCGGGCTGCACTTAAAAGTACAAGCAATTATTAAATCATTACATTTCATGACCGTCAGTCAGGAGGTCTGGACAACAGCCAAGACAGAAGTTCTGAAATTAAATGAGCAATAATATCAGTGACCTGACAAAAGCACAGACGCACCAGATCGGGTTCCCCTTACCGCTGCTGAATTTGCTTTTCTTGCTGGGGGTTCCCATCATGTCCCCCTCTtccgtctcttcctccctcttttcctcccatcctctcttCTGCCAGCTGATGATGCTGCTCTGGTGGAAAGGCTCCAGGCTAAAGATGCGCCTCCGATTTATCACCGTGCTGAAATGTGAACCACCGAGTCCTGGCGTGGGGGGATTTCCCTGAAATATACCTCTCGCAATGGACAGGAACCTCTGCTGTTGTTGTGAGACGAAGCTGCTCTCGTCTTTCTTTTTGTCCTTGTGTGGagctccttcttcctctctgtttttcttctgctcctctATGGGGCCCTCATCATTCTCCTGGAGGATGGGGAGGTTATCGGCGTAACGACGCAGCGGCAGGATGGGGAGTTGGCCGTGGGAACCGGATGGATGGAAACCTACGTAGATAACGACAAGGACAATCCCTAAAGATCGGAAACATACATTTACAcgctatgcagatgacactcCGCTGTGATTTGGTCATTTCACAATCACACACTCGGTGATTATTAAGcaccagttgtttttttttggtcattagCGTTCATTCCTCCAGGCCCAACTTTAAAGTTTGACACAAAGCATCGCGCCGGTTAACGGCCCGGTTCTAAGCTATAAATAAACAGGAAGCGGAGCTTCTACATCATAAAAAGCCTGCGGCTGTCTTTTAggcacatttgaataaaaaatagtGCTTTAATGTCTTTATGTGAGAGCGCAGACGTCATCCTGCAGAGCTCTCCGGAAATCCTCTTACCTCTCGGAGCCTCAGCGGCGGCTGCGGAGgttcttcctccccctcctccctgtcTCCACTCGTTCCGCTGGCAGCGCTcccagcctcctcctccctctttcttcctctccacctCCCCTTCCTCCGCCTCGTGctcttcttccctccctccgtctccccgCTGGTCGTATGCCAGCCCCGTCTCCCGTGCCGacgcctcttcttcttcttcttcttcatctcttcctccctctctttccttcaGCTCCAGCTCTGAGAAACGTAGCATGGCTCGCTGATAaaggaaatgaaggaaataAGGCATCAGTGGGAACAAATCGCTTGATATTTTCGATTGAACGGAaactttttgtgtttgttttaactaTAACTTGATTTTCTGGTTGGATTCTGAcggttccttttcttttttttctcgtgTCTTTTCAGCCTTTAAGCGACGCTCGTAAATAAAGAGCAGCTGGCGGCTCGTAGGTGAggtttttgatttatttcttttgcaGCTGGAGCCTCAGGGAGTTTCGCTTCCACAAACGGCAAAAGTCCAAAAACTCCCAGCGACCGTCGATGCTTCTGGTTTGAAAGAAATTAAAATCCTTGTTGGTGTTTGAATACGCACTTTTGGAGAAGCTATGAAAACAAGCGCTTATAGGATCCCATGAATTTCAGGACTTCTAGAGAATTTGACAAttgcaaatattttcatttatatttttgcaaAAGATGAAAGAGGTGGAGGAAAAAGACCTTTCACATGATCGATCTTTGCCAACTCATTTTCAACCTTTCTTTGGTCTCAGGTCTTTGGTCTCACAACCCACCAAGGATGTCCTTCAGACGGCAGAGCTCAGTGTTTCATTTGATTCAATTCTACGCTTTATATTTTCTACTGCTTCCATGCATTTATCTTAAGAATGTGCAAAAGTCTTTTCCCTAAGATGCAGTAAGATCAAGATCCTGCTTTAACTGCATCTCCGTCCGACTCTGAGACATTTTCTCCTCAGAAAAAGACGGTAAATATCCAAAATGTTCGCTCCACACCGATTCGAACCGAATCTCCTAGCAGCCAGTAACCGCTCCCCGTGCGCTCCCCGACAGGCCAGTATTTCTCGCTCACCTCACTCTGCCCTGACCACAAACCCATTTTGAAATTAATGGGCCGTGAAACGATCTACAAATCCATCCAACGCTGCCGCTCAGCAGCACCCAAGGGCGTAGGAGCAAAATGTGAGTTAATTTGAGTGGTAACCTCCCCCCAGCGCCTCCTTCGCACCGCCGCCCTCCACCAGGAGACACGACAAACAGCCTTCCGGGGGGAGTAAACCACCCGTCTGCCCAGAGACGTCCTTTAACAGCCACGAGGGACAGACGCCGTTCCATCAGGGCCAATACGGATTATTAGTAATCAAGTTACTCGATGAAATGCACAAAGTTGAAAATCTAAACGCTGAAATGTATAGTTTGTCCTCGCTCAGATCTTCTGCCGCTTGTCTGATTCCATTTCTGCGTCCTTCGGAACGAACGACCAGGAGACGGTTTGGACTTCGGTTCGCTGCAGAAACCAGAAGCCGTCTTTTTGGTCCAGTTTAGGCATTGTGACATTAACACAACCCCATGGCCCATTAGGAAAAGGACAGAACTCGGTTTGCACGCTTACTGCGTGGGCAAAGCATCGAAGCTAATCTGGGCTacaaggaggagaaagatgaagaggaggattttATTAAAAGTTCTACTTTCTTACCTCCTCCATCTGTAAAACGGGATGAAGAGGGGAGGAGGACAGATATTTAATTTGAAGGGGGGACCTCAAGGGGATCTGAGGCAGTAAAGAGAAGACGAGGAATAGCGAGTGTCTAACggatgcacaaaaacaaaaatagagtATTTTAGTGACtgatgaaaggaaagagagTTTAATGATAAAGCGAAAGAAAAGAGGAGTACGAGACGTTCTCCTCATACCACCTACGTTTAGGCAACCTGGTCGTTCTTTACGGCATCTTTTCAAAAGCCAGAACCTCCAAACACAAAATTGCTGCCacctcctaaaaaaaaaaaaactcagctgaatgtaaaaacattttttccccGTTTCCACCGTGACCATCAACGCAACGTTTTTGGAGCTTTGTGGTAATGGTCTCCATACATCATTTAGCGATGACAGCGGCTTCTATTTTGAGCTGGTTCCCAATTGgcgaaaaaaaataaaatgcatttatcaACCCTATCAGTGGACAGATAAGGCCATCCATCTCCTACATCCATGTCCACGAAGGACACCCTCAGAATATCCCCAAATTGAGCTATCCAACCCCCCACACCATCTTATAGAAATCACAACCTCGATGTATTTACATACCGGAGGACTTAAAGCTTCAAGGACTGGCGAGACTTTGTCCAGCAGGTACACAAGTCCTTTGTTTGGGTAGAACACAGAATCGTACTGGAGAACTGGACCATAGTGACGAACGAGCCTGTTCCCTTTCAGTCAATGCGAGTTAAGTTGAATCAATGAACACTATCAATATGCAAAAACAAACTAACAAGCACCAGTGGTGCAGTGATCACGCTCCGGAACACAAGCAGGAAATTATATTTACCCACTCCTGTCTCATCAGAGTGAAAATAAGAGGATTTAAATGCAGGTTGGGGTCTTACCTGGAGtgctctctgttctctgctcagTGTGCTGGAATCGGCGTTGAGCTCCGCGGTCGTGCATTTAATCTGGTCGCCCACGTACCCGGAGGAGTTGGCGATACGTTTGGTGAGACCGGAGTGCCGGTTCTTGTTGCAGCCTAGTCCTTCGTCTCCATCAGCATCCATGCTGTCCTCTAGTTCGTTCTCTTCATATGTAGCAATAGTAATGCCAAAGTTTGGTATCTCTTCCCTGGGCTGTGTCTCATTAGCAGAAAGGCCATCACGTATTGGGTTTTTGTGAAGTGGTGGTTCTTGAATCAGATCTGCGGGTGTCACGTTAAAGCCTGCTTCGACATGATTGGTGGGTGAAGAGTGCCGACAGGTTGGGCCCAGTGGAATAGCGCTTCCATTTGTAGGGACCCTGTGGGGACTATTATTTGTGCAGGTCTGGTTATTTCCGAAAGACTGGCCCCTGAAGTCGTTATTTCCACTTTGTGAACAACTAAAACAGTTTGTTCCACATGCAGGAGGGCTGAGATTGATGTTCCTACAAACTGGGTGTGTGGAATTGTGGTTCCCACAATTTGTAAATCTGGGATTGCAGTTTATGTGAGATGAACTGCTAAAAAGTCCCGATTCACAGGTTGGAGTCATTGGACCCACATTTCTACAAGACGGGCCCACAAACGTTCTGGTGGCAACATTTGGAGCATTTCCATCACCGGTGTTCCTCTGCTTGGAATTGTTGTTTGCACACAGTGGAGCCCGAGTGTTCAGAGAGCCTCCATTGGAATGAAAAGTCCCAGATGCAGGGACATCTCCACATGTTTGTCCCTTACTGCCAGGAACTGTAGAGTATgaaagacatttgcttgtgaCCGGACAGACTGCTCCCATGATATTGGAACTGTTACAGTCAATAGCAGTATTCTCTTTGCTAAAAGGACTCGATGAGTTGCCATTTCTGGAAGGACTTTGCTCATATTTCGTATTTTTATGAGCAGAGGGCTCTAACTTAGCTCCATCACTAGTGAGCTTCCCATCAACTCCATTATTGTTAGCATGAGTTATGCCCCCTAAGGTCTCAGGAACACAAGAGACTCCAGTTTTACGTTTTCTAGAAAACTGTTGTATAGAGGTTCGGGCACAGCACATTGTCTGCTCCTCTGAGATGTCTTGGAATGGGCTAAGTGGCTCTTCATTTTCCAGAACTTCCTCTGGGATTTCCACGGGAGGCGAAGGAGTTAAAGATGAGTTGTGATGGGGAAGTCGTAATTTTGAAGATTGGATTGGTAAGCCTGGTCTCTGCTCTGCCGCCTGGCTGGGAGGAAGGACCTTCAGAGAACCTAGCTCTCTTTCTTGATTGTGGTTCAAGCCACTTCCACCATGCTTGGAATCTTCTCTTATGGTGGAGAGGGAGCTGTGTGTATTGGCGGATACATCATCATCTGCCTCATCGTGCACCAGGTCAACAAAAACGACATCCTCTCTGGCAGAAGTGAGGCTTTTACTTGACTCTTTCATCATTCCATTTCTTTCATTGTCTCCCTTGTGGAATCCATCAGTGTCTGGCCTTTCCTGGTTTCTGAATGGTTTGGGACTGAAAGTTTTTTCCTGGGTCTCAAATTGATCAAGACCTGGTTGAGAGGAAATGGTAAGTGGGGCTATCCCCCCCGACATTTGGTTAGTCATGAAGTCCCCTGTACTTGGATGCACCCCATATGGAAGGCCATGTTGTGGTGCAATGCGAGGTGGGTAATAACTGCTACTCTCAAGCAAGACTGGGTGGGGATAGACAGGTCCTTTACCTGGCATGGTCATACGCTGTAGGGACATATTCTCTGCAACAGAATATGGGATGTAGCGGTTGGTGTATCCTAAGCCAGGGGGGAGGTAAGAGTCACCATAGCTTTGACTGGAggattttccattttccttttgttgctgttttggaTTTGACTGCCTTTCTTGAGCCTCTAGATTAGCACTGGTTGTGCTCAGTTTCCCAGGGCATGTACGAGTTTCTCCTTTACTGACAGGATGGACCTTCTCCAAATCACGAGGAGGGAATCGTGGCCATTCGGCTTTGGACTTTGGGGAAGGAGATGATACACGAGGCCTTCCCCCTGTGGCAGGGTTTACCTCAACTGCCATAGACCCGGGCGAGTTCTGAGACTGTGGATGATGATCTATGCTCTTGTTTTTCAGAAATTGGGAGCCTCTACCGTGGTCAGAACTCACAGATTGTGAAGTGCCAGGAACAACCCATGGGGAGGACAAAGTGCTAATTATTTCAGTGTGGTCTGGAGTCTTTGCTGATTTGCTGATGGCTGGGACTAGCCCATCTTTTAATTGCTGATCCTGACTGGAAAGCAACCCATAAGAAGATGGTGGTAAATACCCCAACTTGGTCAGAGCCTCTAATTTGGATGGGAATCCATTTGAGAATTCTTCCAACTCTTTGGCAGAGAGAGATTTTTCGCCAGGGTTTTTGGTAGGATTTTGAGGTACAGCTCTGTCCAGTGATGTCTTTGCAGGTGAGATACTCTTTTCTGCACTACAGTAGTCTGAGCTGGCATCTTTGGTTTTGTTGCTGCCTGACCGCAAGGGAGAGCAGTGCTCAGAGCTCAAGGTACTCATATAAAATGGATGAGATGCTGAAAGCGAGGTTGAGGATGAAGAAGTGCGTCGGTATAGTGACTTCTGGAGGTTTGTAGTAGTATTGTTAGCAGGGGGGACTGAGCATGCAGCTTGGGTACTAGGGGTAGACTCTAAGGCAGCAGTGCTAGATGAACTGTTCACAGGGGCACCACTACTTCCACTACTTTTGCTGCTCAGAGTACTGTTGGTGGAAGCAGACTGGCTGGATTTGGTGCCACCGCTGCCATGTCGATCATTGTGGCTTACAGACTGTGGCAGGTGCTCCTTGTGTACCTGAGGACTGGTACTGAAGGCAGAGTGTTCTTGATGTATTTTAGGATTGAGACCTTGCAAGGCCTTGTCCGAGCAGTGGGGCAGGGGTGAAAGAACGGCAGCCGATGTAGCTGTATGGAGTCTTACTGGATGGCCCAGCGTGGTCGGGATATGGGCCGGTGCATAATGTGGGAGGTAGAAAAGTCTTTCTTCCCCAGTTGTGCTGCGTCCTGCCCCAGTGGCACACAAAGACTGATATGCCAGCTGTTGGTGGATTAAGGGTGATGGCTGGGATAGGAAAGAGGCCTTGTAAGCCATATCCAGGAAGGGGTACATTGTGGCATCCGCATAAGGGCTGATCCAGGGCAATCGCAAGAAGCTGCAAGCACCATTCAGGCCCAGTTCTGATTGCTTGTCATTGGCTATAAGACGGCGGTCTAGTCCAAAGCCTTCACCTCCTGTCGCATGGACAATTAAAGGTTTCTGGAATCCTGGTGGTGGGCTCTTATAAAGTCCAACATATCCATTTGCAGATTTCTGGCCATCCAACAGGGTGACATCTGGTTTATAAACGAGATCATAGCCAAGCGGGAGAGAAGTGCCACACTCCCGGGGCTTTTCACCAGCAAGTGGATGGATGCTGGGATATAAAATTCCTCCATGGGGGCGATAATTTTCCCCCACCAGAGCGTTGCGATCAATGCTGAGAGCAGCTAGTGGGTTCATCCTGTAAGAAGCACTGGCATCAACCTGCAACACGGAGAGGCGAGTCAAAGTATGCGATGACTATAGTGAGCGATACTTTACTACTTTATTCCTAATGTAATTCACTCCATAACACTTTACACCAGTTTCGTACCCGGCCATATGAGCTAGTAACACGGAGGTGACTCCCTCGTAGCGCGCTTGTTACCGCAACACGCAACCAACCAACGCAACTGAACCGAACCGCCGGCTGGATGCGCAGCGGCTCTGCAGTATTGATTTGATTGGGATGATTCTTCCTTTTGCACAGTTAAAACTCGGGGATGCATAACTCAAGGACATGCGGGAATGAAGGGCGCTAAAAGGCTTTCGTACGATCTCCGTAGCAGAAAATAAAGcttgtgattttcatttttcctttcacGGAGAAAAGTAAgagcagtctttttttttttatttattgccgGATGACATACGACGCCCGGAGGAGCTACTCTTTCAGTCTCCCTCGACAGGAAACGGAGGGAGGAAAACGCTCGACAGGAAACGGAGGGAGAAAAACGCTCGACAGGAAACGGAGGGAGAAAAAAGTGAAGGAAAGGGTGAGCGCGAAAGAGAGAAGGGAAGCGTTAGATAAACAAAGGAGCGCCGGAGACAAAGGCGGAGCGTGGCAGCACGAGAGAGAAATGCTGAAGGAAAAAAGCTGCCTAATTGAATTTCCTGTCACACGGCTTCGCGAACCATCTCTGATTGGCTATCAGCCGCAGGGCCATTAGGAAATTATCCAGACAGCTGCGTGGCCGCCTGAGACGGGAAGGAAGCGGAAAGATCCGTCACGCGGCGCTCTGTTCCATATCGCGTCTCCTAAACCGAAGCCGAGCAGCTTAGATTTACGAATGCGTTCCGGCCGGATCGGCGACATCCGCCTGTGGCTTCGGGCTAATAGGAAGGTCGCGCCAGCGGGAGACGaacttgacctttgacctcaccaTGCTGTGATCCCGCACTCCGCCGGTCCTCTGCTTCAGACGGCGCCGTCTGCCTGGAGGACGCCGCTCGAGTTTGCCATGTCTGCGGACGGAGAGGAAAACCGCGTGATGGGAAGTCTTCAAAGACGCGCTGAAAGCCGACAGTGAGTGTCCCGAATGCGACGTCTGTCTCCGCGAAGCAGCTGTTTCCCGTGACGTCTCCGAAATCCAACCTTTTCCTCGCAACGCGCCCTGACCTTTAAGTCGTGTTCCGTTAGCCGGACGTGCGTGCTAGTTAAGGTTGTATGAAACCTCGCAATAATGGGCCGCCTGCATAACAATTAGCTAACACCGCTAGCCGACCGTGTTCACGCGACCGTACAGATCACGCTGATCCGGGCCAACACGTATCCCGATTCGAGGCCGCGCGACATCGATGTGAACGCACGCATTTTGAGGGCTGTCGTCATCGGGAAACGACCACAGAGGAGGAAATGTCACGCGTGCGTTTCGGTTTGATTAGATCGCGTTGTCTCATGAATACGCTGCTTCGTGACGCAGGAGGCGGTCGAgaggcgccgccgccgcatcGGAGCCGGATTCGGTATCCTGGAATTATAATCCACGTTCACGTGAATCTGTGAGGATTTGgagatacaaaataaaacgatTTGGACGCGGTTCCAGGATCCAGACGAGACGGGGAAAGAATCGGAAACCATTTTTATCTCATTAATTTCTCAAGGAAGTCaacggccacacacacacacacacacacacagagctctccGGCAGTGGCGCCGGCGCGAGGCTCcacatcggtgtgtgtgtgtgcgtgtgtgcgtgcgcgtgtgtgcgttttATCGCCCAGCCGGGGGACTGATAAGACACGTTGCCTCATTTCCCGAGAAAGTCGTAATCCAGCGGAGAGAAAACGGATCAGCGCCGCTCGaccagcacatgcacacacgtgcgcacgcacacacacacacacacacagctgtcctTCAATAGTCTGGAGATAAGAGCCGTTATTGAAATCCCAGCTCCCTAACAGCCatcaatcagtgtgtgtgtgtgtgtgtgggggggggggggggcactaatgCTCATCCATCAACCACACGcgcctgcacgcacacacacacacacacacacagctggatctgctcactgggaaattTATTGGCAGATTTGAGGCCAAATTTCCAGGGCCTGGTTTTCCGTTCCCGGCGGCGAGTAACTAAGTAGATTTACAAGTACATCCAATCCGTACCGGATCCTTCCTCGAGGATGAGGGCGCGGAAAATGGGAGGTGAAAATGGATCATTCTGAAGCGACCCGTCGGGGGAAATGGTCGTTTCGTCTCGGGTTCTGGCTCGATTGATCCTCCGACGGTCCTGATGTCTTTCCCTTCCGTCTTTATCGACAGGAAAACTTCATCTCTCCGTGaaaatccgggggggggggttcttctggaACAACTTTGATAAtctcacagaaaaaaagtcctttGATGTCGGGCGGCAAGCTGTGCAGTTTTTAACAAGTGTTTTTGCCGCTGTGACAGAGGCCTGTTTAAAAAGCCGTGACTGAAAATCCTGACGACGTCGGCAGCGTGTGGAAGGTCAAGACGGTGGAAAATGTTCCGTTCCCATAAACGCCCCCGCTCGACGCCGCCGTCGCCACGCCTCAATTCGTCTAAACGCCGGCACGCGGTCTAAAATTACACGCCAGTGACGTCAGGCCGACATCAAGCGGCTCCGTTGCAGCACTTTTGTGTAAAGATGGTCAACATTTCGGAACTTTATGAAAGTGGGAAACAAATTCTCGGATCTAAAATCGAGTCGGGTCATTTGGGAGTCGGGTTTCATCCATCCTGAGAGTTTTAAGAAAATCCATGaagtagtttttgtgtaattctgCTCACAATCCAGaataatgtataataataataatcgatTAGTCAGAAGAAATTCTACCTTTTCCAGGATTATATTTAAAGGgattaaatataattaaaatgccGTTAGGGAAACGTCTCTGGAATATTACATGTTTATTACATGTCATAAAGAGTAATGATTAATCTCCAgactcaccttcctcctcctcctc of Brachionichthys hirsutus isolate HB-005 chromosome 24, CSIRO-AGI_Bhir_v1, whole genome shotgun sequence contains these proteins:
- the LOC137912087 gene encoding BCL-6 corepressor-like is translated as MNPLAALSIDRNALVGENYRPHGGILYPSIHPLAGEKPRECGTSLPLGYDLVYKPDVTLLDGQKSANGYVGLYKSPPPGFQKPLIVHATGGEGFGLDRRLIANDKQSELGLNGACSFLRLPWISPYADATMYPFLDMAYKASFLSQPSPLIHQQLAYQSLCATGAGRSTTGEERLFYLPHYAPAHIPTTLGHPVRLHTATSAAVLSPLPHCSDKALQGLNPKIHQEHSAFSTSPQVHKEHLPQSVSHNDRHGSGGTKSSQSASTNSTLSSKSSGSSGAPVNSSSSTAALESTPSTQAACSVPPANNTTTNLQKSLYRRTSSSSTSLSASHPFYMSTLSSEHCSPLRSGSNKTKDASSDYCSAEKSISPAKTSLDRAVPQNPTKNPGEKSLSAKELEEFSNGFPSKLEALTKLGYLPPSSYGLLSSQDQQLKDGLVPAISKSAKTPDHTEIISTLSSPWVVPGTSQSVSSDHGRGSQFLKNKSIDHHPQSQNSPGSMAVEVNPATGGRPRVSSPSPKSKAEWPRFPPRDLEKVHPVSKGETRTCPGKLSTTSANLEAQERQSNPKQQQKENGKSSSQSYGDSYLPPGLGYTNRYIPYSVAENMSLQRMTMPGKGPVYPHPVLLESSSYYPPRIAPQHGLPYGVHPSTGDFMTNQMSGGIAPLTISSQPGLDQFETQEKTFSPKPFRNQERPDTDGFHKGDNERNGMMKESSKSLTSAREDVVFVDLVHDEADDDVSANTHSSLSTIREDSKHGGSGLNHNQERELGSLKVLPPSQAAEQRPGLPIQSSKLRLPHHNSSLTPSPPVEIPEEVLENEEPLSPFQDISEEQTMCCARTSIQQFSRKRKTGVSCVPETLGGITHANNNGVDGKLTSDGAKLEPSAHKNTKYEQSPSRNGNSSSPFSKENTAIDCNSSNIMGAVCPVTSKCLSYSTVPGSKGQTCGDVPASGTFHSNGGSLNTRAPLCANNNSKQRNTGDGNAPNVATRTFVGPSCRNVGPMTPTCESGLFSSSSHINCNPRFTNCGNHNSTHPVCRNINLSPPACGTNCFSCSQSGNNDFRGQSFGNNQTCTNNSPHRVPTNGSAIPLGPTCRHSSPTNHVEAGFNVTPADLIQEPPLHKNPIRDGLSANETQPREEIPNFGITIATYEENELEDSMDADGDEGLGCNKNRHSGLTKRIANSSGYVGDQIKCTTAELNADSSTLSREQRALQRAMLRFSELELKEREGGRDEEEEEEEASARETGLAYDQRGDGGREEEHEAEEGEVERKKEGGGGWERCQRNEWRQGGGGGRTSAAAAEAPRGFHPSGSHGQLPILPLRRYADNLPILQENDEGPIEEQKKNREEEGAPHKDKKKDESSFVSQQQQRFLSIARGIFQGNPPTPGLGGSHFSTVINRRRIFSLEPFHQSSIISWQKRGWEEKREEETEEGDMMGTPSKKSKFSSDSTLEDVKKLKVCIELNGLRLNKPRLPGELSQWLPSGQQSVDVDGKFRADAGGRSEVNGGWCDRTFVKMDDPRVFQAAPPADLPHPPCASAPRQPSPAPFSSFTSSRLQDKHQKLRDSRRFSGLLPALPPLPPLSSSPDAAPFRRFDEELAKPKGKRPCKTKHIEGEAATEEESDAGGTDNRETSGKVSPRDPCDSPSRRPPSPPARPAPPEVRRLIVNKNAGETLLQRAARLGYEEVVLYCLERRICDVNHRDNAGYRALHEACARGWLGIARHLVEHGADVNCSAQDGTRPLHDAVENDHVEVVRFLLACGADPTLTSYSGRGPISMTHSATMETFLEDYLSDLQGRSEDDPGISWEFYGSAVCEPSGGGGGYDVLADPPGPDEEEEDERQDVEEEDQQARREAFEFELSDRPMLPCYNIQVSPSQGPRNWLVLSDVLGRLRMTPRSFRRLFPQLNVQSVPEDEFYRQASLSQLLTGPDEQDLASFRPDLKDPLELVEATPELAGMLGSSLEFVDTRWDSEASPPPSPRLPRHAAPFLPPQQQGATEAFTQVENTLRNGSAESGQFQGLKNLGYSTLAGQMEPKTDVRIREPPQLGCKNNGTPVLTEPDMATDVDAWEPQRQQSKNAWISHAAESNTQIGVANSANPEFCMRQQPETLRSGTTMNSDAKAEASSSEPRRTGNENAPNPAKSSSAGDANTQQQDANARQQDANTQQNQGSSSGRVLDPANPDALADDTISEPQRPRSTSAGILIPAKLTVDAKMWESQGIKRIGCASAAPNSEAGVCGGQGQGGKTIKMDTAWQRNLGNVRVHIRDLAMKVGGATIRHEIKKEQGKAAKVKTKS